The Humulus lupulus chromosome 4, drHumLupu1.1, whole genome shotgun sequence genome has a window encoding:
- the LOC133832568 gene encoding uncharacterized protein LOC133832568, with product MTTNGAESINATLREPKEYPIIALLEAMQAKVSEWFNNRRNIMASINTKCTPLTPKAENIIRKIFKKASEMNVKQLNRFEYEVTGKENDAIIDLGQRQCSCRIFDLDQLPCVLALASYEQARIEVYDLCFNYFKLESLALAYVDTIYPVPQQEDWDVNEVEVLPKVLPPNFPIKCGREKLKRIPSVGKGKNG from the coding sequence ATGACTACGAATGGTGCAGAATCTATTAATGCAACACTGAGGGAGCCTAAAGAGTACCCCATCATTGCGTTGTTGGAGGCTATGCAAGCAAAAGTCTCTGAGTGGTTCAATAATCGCCGCAATATTATGGCATCTATCAATACAAAGTGTACACCTTTAACTCCCAAGGCAGAGAAtattattagaaaaatattcaagaAAGCATCAGAAATGAATGTGAAACAACTTAACCGATTTGAGTATGAGGTTACAGGTAAGGAAAATGATGCCATAATTGATTTAGGTCAAAGACAATGCTCATGTCGTATCTTTGACCTTGATCAACTTCCATGTGTGCTTGCATTAGCATCATATGAGCAAGCTAGAATAGAAGTGTATGATTTGTGCTTTAATTATTTTAAGTTGGAAAGTTTGGCGTTGGCTTATGTTGATACCATTTATCCAGTCCCACAACAAGAAGATTGGGATGTCAATGAAGTTGAAGTATTGCCAAAGGTATTGCCTCCAAATTTCCCAATCAAGTGCGGTAGAGAAAAATTGAAAAGAATCCCATCAGTTGGCAAGGGAAA